A section of the Mycolicibacterium anyangense genome encodes:
- a CDS encoding sensor histidine kinase, with protein MGVVTDHVGSGGEHQTAPPLRDTLSQLRLRELLVEVQDRVEQIVKGRDRLDGLVEAMLVVTSGLELDVTLKTIVRTAIELVDARYGALGVRGRDHELIEFIYEGIDSDTRELIGPLPEGRGVLGHLIDEPKPIRLDNIIQHPASVGFPPNHPPMRTFLGVPVRIRDEVFGNLYLTEKADGQPFSEDDEVLVEALAAAAGIAIDNARLYEQSRIRQSWIEATRDIGTELLGGADPAQVFRLIADEAMELTAADAVLVAVPTDSELPTPDVAELMIVETAGVAGSARHAQPIPVPGTVIGACFAGRTPRHLDLLGDTLDVMPEAGPALVLPLRTTETVAGVLVILRRRGSATFTDEQRDMMAAFCDQATLAWQLASTQRHLRELDVLSDRDRIARDLHDHVIQRLFALGLTLQGTIPRARSAEVQQRLSDTVDELQGVIQEIRTAIFDLHGGAAGTTRLRQRLDEAISAFAGSGLRTTVQYVGPLSVVDAALADHAEAVVREAVSNAVRHAEARTLAVTVRVEDELQIEVVDDGRGMPADVTASGLTNLRRRAADVGGAFSVGDGPDGGTTLRWSAPLP; from the coding sequence ATAGGTGTCGTGACCGACCACGTCGGCTCAGGGGGGGAGCACCAAACGGCACCGCCGCTGCGTGACACTTTGTCCCAGCTGCGGCTTCGTGAGCTGCTCGTCGAGGTCCAGGACCGGGTGGAGCAGATCGTCAAGGGCCGCGACCGGCTCGACGGCCTGGTCGAAGCCATGCTGGTGGTCACCTCCGGCCTAGAACTCGACGTCACGCTCAAGACCATCGTGCGCACCGCGATCGAACTGGTCGACGCCCGCTACGGCGCCCTCGGCGTGCGGGGCCGCGACCACGAACTGATCGAATTCATCTACGAGGGCATCGACTCCGACACCCGTGAGCTGATCGGCCCGCTGCCCGAGGGCCGCGGCGTGCTGGGCCACCTCATTGACGAGCCCAAGCCGATCCGCCTCGACAACATCATCCAGCACCCCGCCTCGGTCGGCTTTCCGCCCAACCATCCCCCGATGCGGACATTCCTGGGTGTCCCGGTGCGGATTCGCGACGAAGTCTTCGGCAATCTCTACCTGACCGAGAAGGCCGACGGCCAACCGTTCAGCGAGGACGACGAGGTGCTGGTCGAGGCACTGGCCGCCGCCGCGGGCATCGCGATCGACAACGCCCGGCTCTACGAACAATCCCGGATCCGGCAGTCCTGGATCGAAGCCACCCGCGATATCGGCACCGAGCTGCTGGGCGGGGCCGATCCGGCCCAGGTGTTCCGGCTGATCGCCGACGAGGCCATGGAGCTGACCGCCGCCGATGCGGTCCTGGTCGCGGTGCCCACCGACAGCGAACTGCCCACCCCGGACGTCGCCGAACTGATGATCGTCGAGACCGCTGGGGTGGCCGGGTCGGCCCGGCACGCCCAGCCGATCCCGGTTCCGGGCACCGTCATCGGCGCCTGCTTCGCCGGGCGCACCCCGCGTCACCTCGACCTGCTCGGTGACACCCTCGACGTGATGCCCGAAGCCGGGCCGGCACTCGTTCTGCCGCTGCGTACCACCGAGACCGTGGCCGGTGTCCTGGTGATCCTGCGCCGCCGCGGATCGGCGACCTTCACCGACGAGCAGCGCGACATGATGGCCGCGTTCTGCGACCAGGCCACCCTGGCCTGGCAACTGGCCAGCACACAGCGGCATCTGCGCGAACTCGACGTGCTCTCCGACCGCGACCGGATCGCCCGCGATCTGCATGACCACGTGATCCAGCGACTGTTCGCACTGGGACTGACGCTGCAGGGCACCATCCCCCGCGCCCGCTCGGCCGAGGTGCAGCAGCGCCTCAGCGATACCGTCGACGAGTTGCAGGGCGTGATCCAGGAGATCCGGACGGCGATCTTCGACCTGCATGGCGGCGCGGCGGGCACCACCCGGTTGCGTCAGCGGCTCGACGAGGCCATCAGCGCGTTCGCCGGATCCGGACTGCGCACCACAGTGCAGTATGTCGGACCGCTCTCGGTGGTCGACGCCGCCTTGGCCGACCACGCCGAAGCGGTGGTGCGCGAGGCAGTCAGCAACGCGGTGCGCCATGCCGAGGCGCGCACGCTGGCCGTCACGGTGCGGGTCGAGGACGAGTTGCAGATCGAGGTGGTCGACGACGGTCGGGGCATGCCCGCCGACGTGACGGCCAGCGGGCTGACCAACCTGCGGCGCAGGGCCGCCGATGTCGGTGGTGCCTTCAGCGTGGGAGACGGCCCCGACGGCGGGACCACGCTGCGCTGGAGCGCTCCGCTGCCCTGA